The Oceanispirochaeta sp. genome includes the window ATATATCAGACCATAAATAGTTTTCTCTGTGACATTCATAAGGACGATGTGAAAGCCATTGGCATAAGCTGCGGAGGCCCCCTGGACAGCAGGAAGGGAGTGATTCTGTCGCCCCCCAACCTGCCCGGCTGGGATGAAGTGCCGGTCTGCTCTATTCTTGAGAAAAAAACAGGCCTTCCCTGCTTCCTGGAAAACGATGCCAATGCCTGTGCTCTTGCCGAATGGTTGTGGGGGGCCGGTAAAGGGACTCAGAATATGATATTTCTGACCTTCGGCACCGGACTGGGAGCCGGACTGATTCTCAATGGCATGCTCTATGAAGGAACCTCCGGGATGGCCGGAGAAGTAGGACACCTCCGGATAGCCGAAGATGGCCCGCTGGGCTATGGTAAAAAGGGTTCCTGGGAAGGATACTGCAGCGGCGGAGGGCTCTCAGGTCATTTCAGTCAAGTTTACGGAGATGTGAAAACCGGGAAAGAGATCTGCAGACTCGCCACTGAGGGCGATGAAAAAGCAATGGACATCATAGACATCACGGCGAGAGCCCTGGGGCGGGGAATTGCTCTCCTTCTGGACATCCTGAATCCTCAGAGGGTCATCATAGGCAGTATTTTTACACGGGACGAGGCTCTTTTTCGTGAGAAGATGGAGCAGATCATCAGACTTGAAGCCCTTTCCATCACAGCCAAGGACTGCCAGGTTCTGCCTGTTGCCCTGGGAGAGTCCCTGGGCGATATGGCAGCCCTCGGAGTGGCCGCCAAAGGTCTGCAGAAAAAAGGGAAAAGACCAGAGAGTCAGTCCTTGAATTTAAATAAAGTAATTCAACTCTATCTCAATGAATTAATCAGCCGCTACCCGGTGCTGGAGGACTGTCGTCAAGACATTGAAAAAGCAGTATGGGCACTGACTGAATCCTTTGAAGATGGAGGAAAAATCCTGATCTGCGGTAACGGCGGCAGCGCTGCTGATTCAGACCATATTGTGGGAGAACTGATGAAAGGCTTTGTCCATTCCCGCCCGCTTTCTCGGGAGCAGAAAGAAGAACTCACCCGAACCGGTGGAGAAAAGGGACGACAGATGGGAGAACGATTACAGCAGGGAATTCCGGCAATATCACTATGCTCCCCCACGGCTCTGAACACTGCATTCCAGAATGATGTTGATCCTTCTCTGCTTTATGCTCAGCAGGTAATGGCTCTTGGCAATAAGGGGGACATCCTGTGGGGACTGTCCACCTCAGGGAACTCATCCAACGTTGTGGCAGCTGTCATTGCGGCCAGGGCAAAAGGCATGATAACCCTTGCCATGACCGGCGAAAAAAAGAGCCAACTTCATGATCTCTGTGATATTTGCATCAGGGTGCAAGGAAAAGAAACCTATAAAATTCAGGAGCTTCATCTTCCCATATACCATAGTATCTGCCTTATACTGGAAGAGTATTTATTTAATAAAGGAACGGAATGAAGAAGAAAAGAGTCACTATTTCAGACATAGCGTCTGAGGCCGGTGTGTCAAAAGCCACAGTATCCAGAGTCCTGTCAGACTCTCCTAAAATAAAATTCGAGTCAAAAGAAAAAATCCTGAAAATCATGGAAAAATACTCTTATGTTCCCAACCATATGGCTCAGAGTCTGGCTGGATCGCCCCGCATGACTATTGGAATTATCATTGATGAACTGGCCAACTTTTTTTTTATAGAAGTGGCAGACGAAATTGATCAGGTCATCAGTCATTCGGGATACACCATGCAGATTTTAAGCTCCCGATGGGAAGAGGAAAATGAATTAAAACTGGTTCGACAGCTCATCAGCAGCCGTGTGGACGGAATAATCCTGGCTCCCGTATCTGAAGACTCCCGGTCCATCGCCCTGCTGAAATCCTCAGATATCCCATTCATGCTGATCAATGTGATACCCATGCAAAAGAAAATAGCCTATGTCAGTAGTGATAATCATCAGGGAGGAAAACTGGCGGCAGAGTTTTTCAATAAAATGAACAGACCGTCTCAGATCCTGATCACAGGTTTTCCCCACCAGTCCATTACAAACAGAATTCAAGGTTTCAGGGAGAGCTTAAACAGGGCAGAGGAACTGCTCCATTATGAAAATATAAGTACCTACGAACAGGGTTATGAAATTGCATCAGTCCTGGTTATAAAGAATCGTCTGGACCAGATCAAAACGGCCCTATTCATCACCAACGACAATGTGGCCATCGGCATCATTACACGACTCCTTGAAATCGGGATTTCTGTCCCGGATCAGGTCTCGGTAGTCGGCTTTGATGACATCAAGCTTTCCAAATTCTGCCGAATTCCCCTGACGACAATCTCACAGGGGATTAAAGACATTGGAAAAATTGCCGCTCTGGAACTGTTGGATATGATTGGAAATTCCGGTAGTACATTTCCCAAACACCTCATTGAACCACAGATGATCCTGAGACAATCTGCAGTTCTTTCATAATTTAGAGACTTTCCATGACTGTCCATTTTTCGCGGCCTTTGCTGTTTTTGACAATGGCCTCAATAAAGGCAAGTCCTGTAACTCCCTGATCGGCATCAGGAAAATCTCTTCCCGGCACAACGGCTTCCCGGCGTATAAAACGGAATCCACTGTTATAGATATTGGCAAAAGCACAGATGAGACCTTCCGGATGACCTCCCGGCAGACGGGCTGCCCTTCTGGCTTCATCACAGAGTGCGGGAGTCCCTTTCTTAAAGATGGTACTGCTTCCGTCATTGTTCATCAGTTCCAGGGTCTCAGGATAT containing:
- a CDS encoding ROK family protein, translating into MNKKCIIGVDIGGTKISVTLGSLQGKILVKEKFPTENSWEKVIEKIYQTINSFLCDIHKDDVKAIGISCGGPLDSRKGVILSPPNLPGWDEVPVCSILEKKTGLPCFLENDANACALAEWLWGAGKGTQNMIFLTFGTGLGAGLILNGMLYEGTSGMAGEVGHLRIAEDGPLGYGKKGSWEGYCSGGGLSGHFSQVYGDVKTGKEICRLATEGDEKAMDIIDITARALGRGIALLLDILNPQRVIIGSIFTRDEALFREKMEQIIRLEALSITAKDCQVLPVALGESLGDMAALGVAAKGLQKKGKRPESQSLNLNKVIQLYLNELISRYPVLEDCRQDIEKAVWALTESFEDGGKILICGNGGSAADSDHIVGELMKGFVHSRPLSREQKEELTRTGGEKGRQMGERLQQGIPAISLCSPTALNTAFQNDVDPSLLYAQQVMALGNKGDILWGLSTSGNSSNVVAAVIAARAKGMITLAMTGEKKSQLHDLCDICIRVQGKETYKIQELHLPIYHSICLILEEYLFNKGTE
- a CDS encoding LacI family DNA-binding transcriptional regulator, translated to MKKKRVTISDIASEAGVSKATVSRVLSDSPKIKFESKEKILKIMEKYSYVPNHMAQSLAGSPRMTIGIIIDELANFFFIEVADEIDQVISHSGYTMQILSSRWEEENELKLVRQLISSRVDGIILAPVSEDSRSIALLKSSDIPFMLINVIPMQKKIAYVSSDNHQGGKLAAEFFNKMNRPSQILITGFPHQSITNRIQGFRESLNRAEELLHYENISTYEQGYEIASVLVIKNRLDQIKTALFITNDNVAIGIITRLLEIGISVPDQVSVVGFDDIKLSKFCRIPLTTISQGIKDIGKIAALELLDMIGNSGSTFPKHLIEPQMILRQSAVLS